In Bacteriovorax sp. Seq25_V, the following are encoded in one genomic region:
- a CDS encoding aldehyde dehydrogenase — protein MKEIKLFINGEFKNSSTGETFESIDPCTGELVAKVHNPSQEDINDAVEAAHTAFYSKEWSEMTRERRSEILLTISEKIKERKKELIEEEIKDSGSTFRKAAADVHNTSAFFKVMSKVAATFNFEEIDAKASREGFSKNKRQYTPIGVCAQIIPWNFPLVMAGWKIGPVLATGCTTVIKSAAETPVTASILAEILKESGVPNGVVNVITGGAKEGQALISHPKISKVAFTGSTAVGKIILGESAKTVKKTTLELGGKSPNIVLDDADLDIAVDGALYAFLYHSGQACDSGTRLLVQEGIYDQFMAKFLTRIEQISIGQTNDKNTGFGPVVSEKQFNTIMRYIETTKKEGAKLLFGGERITGEGFDKGYFIRPTAFEITPSNTIWKEEIFGPVVGVTKFKTEEEAIALANDSIYGLAAAIWTQDENKANSIASKLEAGTIWINEYHLLNPGMPFGGLKESGIGREMGVEGILAYLEVKHIWESDCNTREGKMWFDALF, from the coding sequence ATGAAAGAAATTAAATTATTTATAAACGGTGAATTCAAAAATTCTTCAACTGGTGAAACTTTTGAATCAATTGATCCGTGTACAGGTGAACTTGTCGCTAAAGTTCATAATCCTTCACAAGAAGACATCAATGATGCCGTAGAAGCTGCTCATACAGCCTTCTACTCTAAGGAGTGGAGTGAAATGACAAGAGAGAGAAGAAGTGAAATCCTTCTTACGATCTCAGAAAAAATTAAAGAAAGAAAAAAAGAGCTAATCGAAGAAGAAATTAAGGACTCAGGTTCAACATTTAGAAAAGCAGCCGCAGATGTACACAACACTTCAGCATTTTTTAAGGTCATGAGTAAAGTAGCTGCGACATTCAACTTTGAAGAAATAGATGCAAAAGCATCAAGAGAAGGCTTTTCAAAAAATAAAAGACAATACACTCCAATCGGTGTTTGTGCACAAATTATCCCATGGAACTTCCCTCTCGTAATGGCCGGTTGGAAAATAGGACCGGTTCTTGCGACAGGTTGTACTACAGTTATTAAATCAGCAGCAGAAACGCCTGTAACAGCATCAATCCTGGCAGAGATTTTAAAAGAATCTGGAGTTCCAAATGGTGTTGTAAACGTAATCACGGGAGGCGCAAAAGAAGGTCAGGCCCTTATCTCTCACCCGAAAATATCTAAGGTAGCCTTCACTGGCTCAACAGCTGTTGGTAAAATTATTCTTGGTGAGTCTGCTAAAACAGTAAAAAAGACAACTCTTGAACTTGGTGGAAAGTCTCCAAACATCGTCTTAGATGACGCTGACCTTGATATTGCAGTAGATGGAGCACTATACGCATTCTTATATCACTCTGGTCAAGCATGTGACTCAGGAACAAGACTGCTTGTTCAAGAAGGAATCTATGACCAATTCATGGCAAAGTTCTTAACTCGAATTGAGCAAATTAGCATTGGCCAAACAAATGATAAAAATACAGGCTTCGGTCCAGTTGTATCTGAAAAGCAATTCAATACAATTATGCGATATATTGAAACGACAAAGAAAGAAGGAGCAAAACTTCTTTTTGGTGGCGAGAGAATCACCGGAGAGGGTTTTGATAAAGGTTACTTCATTAGACCAACGGCATTTGAAATTACGCCATCAAATACGATTTGGAAGGAAGAAATTTTTGGACCTGTTGTCGGAGTTACAAAGTTTAAAACTGAAGAAGAGGCCATAGCCCTTGCAAACGACTCAATCTATGGGCTAGCAGCAGCGATCTGGACACAAGACGAAAACAAAGCTAATTCGATTGCCTCTAAGCTTGAGGCCGGAACAATCTGGATAAATGAGTATCACCTTCTAAACCCGGGGATGCCATTTGGTGGTCTTAAAGAATCAGGAATTGGAAGGGAGATGGGAGTAGAAGGAATCCTTGCCTACCTCGAAGTTAAGCATATCTGGGAATCTGATTGTAATACACGTGAAGGCAAAATGTGGTTTGATGCCCTATTTTAG
- a CDS encoding thiolase family protein — protein MKDVFIIHAKRTPIGKLGGSLSHFRVDDMLATLFRDFKDSFSFDMKEIDDVITGCANQAGEDNRNLSRMATILAGLPLEVPGVTVNRLCASSLDAIIDGYSRIASGIADCILVGGAESMTRAPYVMSKGSSAFGRDSQMYDTTFGWRFPNPKMKEMFPLLGMGETAEEVAQKLNITREEQDLFAYNSHMKASKAWEDGKFANEVVSLELQLKKELLKVSEDECPRANTTLEQMAKLPAVFRKGGSVTPGNSSPMNDGASCVAIVSEDFLRKHNLKPLARITGGAVRGIHPSIMGLGPVESTKVLLKKFNKKISDFDVFEFNEAFAVQALGCMRELEVDPEKVNLKGGAIALGHPLGCSGARITTTLTHILQENKNFKQALATMCVGVGQGVSLSLENC, from the coding sequence ATGAAAGATGTATTTATCATTCACGCTAAGAGAACTCCCATTGGAAAGCTTGGAGGCAGTCTATCTCACTTTCGTGTAGATGACATGCTCGCAACTCTTTTTAGAGATTTTAAAGATTCTTTTAGTTTTGATATGAAAGAAATTGATGACGTTATCACAGGCTGTGCAAATCAGGCAGGCGAAGATAACAGAAATCTTTCGAGAATGGCCACGATTCTCGCGGGTCTTCCTCTTGAAGTTCCTGGAGTTACGGTTAATAGATTATGCGCATCAAGCCTTGATGCCATCATTGATGGATACTCAAGAATTGCTTCAGGAATCGCTGACTGTATTCTTGTAGGTGGTGCAGAGAGCATGACTCGAGCACCATATGTTATGTCAAAAGGATCATCTGCATTTGGTCGAGACTCACAAATGTATGATACAACTTTTGGGTGGCGCTTCCCAAATCCAAAAATGAAAGAAATGTTTCCTCTTCTTGGTATGGGTGAAACAGCAGAAGAAGTTGCACAAAAGTTAAATATAACAAGAGAAGAGCAGGATCTTTTCGCTTACAACTCGCATATGAAGGCAAGTAAAGCTTGGGAAGATGGCAAATTTGCCAACGAAGTAGTTTCTCTCGAACTTCAACTAAAAAAAGAATTACTCAAAGTATCCGAAGACGAATGTCCACGTGCAAACACAACACTTGAACAAATGGCAAAACTTCCAGCTGTTTTTAGAAAAGGTGGAAGTGTAACACCAGGAAATTCTTCTCCCATGAATGATGGGGCAAGTTGTGTAGCAATAGTATCAGAAGATTTTTTAAGGAAGCATAACTTAAAACCACTAGCAAGAATAACAGGCGGAGCTGTCAGAGGAATTCATCCAAGTATTATGGGCCTTGGTCCGGTTGAGTCAACAAAAGTATTACTAAAAAAATTCAACAAGAAGATTTCTGATTTCGACGTTTTTGAATTCAACGAGGCTTTTGCTGTTCAAGCATTAGGTTGTATGAGAGAGCTTGAAGTTGATCCAGAAAAAGTGAATCTCAAAGGTGGTGCAATTGCACTTGGACATCCCCTAGGATGTTCAGGAGCAAGAATCACAACAACACTGACGCATATTCTTCAAGAAAATAAAAATTTCAAGCAAGCCCTTGCAACAATGTGTGTAGGAGTTGGACAAGGTGTGAGCTTAAGCTTAGAAAATTGCTAA